In a single window of the Streptomyces sp. NBC_00285 genome:
- a CDS encoding DnaB-like helicase C-terminal domain-containing protein, producing MSSIEEEVISYIALTGDLDTVVGQAGGITAEHFLDPETRKVFSSILAFKADFGEPPTPEVIGRDHPNFPFTEESSGPIEYLLRELHEQRRRTIIDLGMGAVGEALDKGGSEAALPLLRMMLAHATTATAGSREVDYAATGAQRLDVYRQARDNPGELLGIPTGFAFLDAVTLGIQPQQMIVLTGLAKSCKTTVMLGMTRSAYDYGAKPLLVSFEMPYQEISRRLDGFLAKVNPKKLQTGQLSAKEWRQLEAALTDPLGEQPYIVTEDRAGAMTIAGLQTKIDQLAPSVLFVDGAYFLFDEISREAQTPLALTNISRGLKKLALNNDLPVVVTTQSLSHKVGAKGLTASSLGYTSAWVQDADLVVGMEATDEETFYRLKVLASRNAAPQEHLISISWDPPQFEEAEVETDLPY from the coding sequence GTGAGCAGCATCGAAGAGGAGGTCATCTCCTACATCGCGCTGACCGGCGACCTTGACACCGTCGTCGGTCAGGCCGGCGGCATCACGGCCGAGCACTTCCTGGACCCCGAGACCCGCAAGGTGTTCTCGTCCATCCTCGCGTTCAAGGCCGACTTTGGTGAGCCGCCCACGCCGGAGGTAATCGGCCGCGACCACCCCAACTTCCCTTTCACTGAGGAGAGTTCGGGGCCTATCGAGTACCTGTTGCGGGAGCTGCACGAGCAGCGGCGCAGGACGATCATCGACCTGGGCATGGGCGCCGTCGGTGAGGCTCTCGACAAGGGTGGCTCCGAGGCCGCCCTGCCTCTCCTGCGGATGATGCTCGCGCACGCCACCACGGCCACGGCCGGCTCCCGCGAAGTCGACTACGCGGCCACCGGCGCCCAGCGACTGGACGTCTACCGCCAGGCCCGCGACAACCCGGGCGAGTTGTTGGGCATCCCTACCGGGTTTGCCTTCCTTGACGCGGTCACCCTCGGCATTCAGCCCCAGCAGATGATCGTGCTCACGGGCCTCGCGAAATCGTGCAAAACCACGGTGATGCTCGGTATGACGCGCTCCGCCTACGACTACGGCGCGAAGCCGCTTCTGGTGTCTTTCGAAATGCCTTACCAGGAGATCTCCCGAAGGCTGGACGGTTTCCTCGCCAAGGTCAACCCGAAGAAGTTGCAGACCGGGCAGCTCTCCGCCAAGGAATGGCGTCAGCTCGAAGCGGCTCTTACCGACCCTCTCGGCGAGCAGCCGTACATCGTCACCGAGGACCGCGCCGGCGCCATGACCATCGCCGGTCTCCAGACGAAAATCGACCAACTCGCGCCCAGCGTCCTGTTTGTGGACGGCGCATATTTTTTGTTCGACGAGATCAGCCGGGAAGCACAGACACCTCTCGCCCTCACCAACATTTCCCGGGGCCTGAAAAAACTCGCTCTGAACAATGACCTTCCGGTGGTCGTCACCACCCAGAGCCTCTCGCACAAGGTCGGCGCCAAGGGACTCACCGCGAGCAGCCTCGGCTACACCTCTGCCTGGGTCCAGGACGCGGACCTCGTCGTCGGCATGGAGGCAACGGACGAGGAGACGTTCTATCGGCTCAAGGTGCTCGCGAGCCGGAATGCC